AGCGGAATCGAGATCGAGCCCCCAAGTTCAATGGAATATTTTAATCATGTTAAAAGTGGGAAATCAAGATCACGCTATCCGCCTAAATTAGACATTAACAAAGCTTTTACTTTAGGGCTTTCTAATCGTGTGCGAAAAGGccctttgaatgaaaatgagagCTCAGAGTCGGATTGAATCCCAATTAAAATGACTCATGTCTTGGATATCTCACTCTAGGTCATGTCTGGAGGGGACAAGTCTTCGTCGCTGAATATTTTGTTGGGTGTGACTGGATCGGTGGCCACCATCAAAACATGTGAAACCATTAAATTAATGCAATCTATTCCCACTTACGATCACATCAACATCAAATTGATTGTCACACAAAATTCTCGACACTTTCTTGACGTGGAGACGCTAACTAATGACATGAATATTGAGATGATCGACGACTTAATGGAGTGGAAGTGGGAGAAGCGTGGGGATCCTGTATTACATATTGACGTAACCAAATGGGCTGATGTGTTCGTCATCGCTCCCTTGGACTGTTTAACGCTTTCAAAAATTGTCCATGGACATTGTGATAATCTGCTGTCTTGCGTGGCCTTGGCTTGGCC
This DNA window, taken from Tigriopus californicus strain San Diego chromosome 9, Tcal_SD_v2.1, whole genome shotgun sequence, encodes the following:
- the LOC131886556 gene encoding phosphopantothenoylcysteine decarboxylase-like encodes the protein MSGGDKSSSLNILLGVTGSVATIKTCETIKLMQSIPTYDHINIKLIVTQNSRHFLDVETLTNDMNIEMIDDLMEWKWEKRGDPVLHIDVTKWADVFVIAPLDCLTLSKIVHGHCDNLLSCVALAWPIKEKPMVVCPSMNPKMWENPATKGNVAKMRAFGIEMVGPISKKVMCGDFGIGAMEEPKEIVENLKRILKHKSQEYVIPSAIFSLGILITILGVILPRHYLN